One stretch of Variovorax sp. TBS-050B DNA includes these proteins:
- a CDS encoding URC4/urg3 family protein produces MNDSQAQDHLPADGSGSLAPGAAGNVDPAIEFAVDTHDAAGAARLLRSTAEIRRRAAGLLARARRGESDWFRIGGDDALEDAARSVAEVTRERYPWDTIPYHSRWRHFEAGGVDRLAQLNSLLGDADARQRARAHIDLVLVSVLLDAGAGPDWHYTEPATGERFTRSEGLGIASFHAFTSGMFSSRAGHPLQVDAAGLRALVTDRLGAAFQVSEVNPLVGLAGRAMLLRRLGEALAEQPEYFGDEGRPGNLFDTLVGPFGPAAPPTAEVTAHEILTLLLDSLSRIWPAANAVDSIAADGSDVLGGIGAADPALALGDCWRHSAVRGPGLTNGWMPFHKLSQWLTYSLLEPFEWAGVKVRQVNALTALPEYRNGGLLIDSGVIVPKDPAFLTRQWKASDEFIVEWRALTVALLDELAPRVRKVLDRSEEELPLACVLEGGTWAAGRALAQRLRDGAPPLLIESDGTVF; encoded by the coding sequence ATGAACGACAGCCAAGCGCAAGACCATCTCCCCGCCGACGGTTCCGGCAGCCTGGCGCCGGGCGCCGCGGGCAACGTCGATCCGGCGATCGAATTCGCGGTCGATACCCACGACGCCGCGGGCGCGGCCCGCCTGCTGCGCAGCACGGCCGAGATCCGCCGCCGCGCGGCCGGCCTGCTCGCACGCGCGCGCCGCGGCGAATCGGACTGGTTCCGCATCGGCGGCGACGACGCACTCGAGGACGCCGCCCGCAGCGTGGCCGAGGTCACGCGCGAACGCTATCCCTGGGACACCATTCCGTACCACAGCCGCTGGCGCCACTTCGAGGCCGGCGGCGTGGACCGCCTGGCGCAACTGAACAGCCTGCTCGGCGACGCCGACGCGCGGCAGCGCGCCCGTGCCCACATCGACCTGGTGCTCGTGAGCGTGCTGCTCGACGCCGGCGCCGGCCCGGACTGGCACTACACCGAGCCCGCCACCGGCGAGCGCTTCACGCGCTCCGAGGGCCTGGGCATCGCCAGCTTCCACGCCTTCACGAGCGGCATGTTCTCCTCGCGCGCCGGTCATCCGCTGCAGGTGGATGCGGCCGGGCTTCGCGCGCTCGTGACCGACCGGCTCGGCGCCGCGTTCCAGGTCAGCGAGGTCAATCCGCTGGTCGGCCTGGCCGGCCGGGCGATGCTGCTGCGCCGGCTCGGCGAGGCGCTGGCCGAGCAGCCCGAGTACTTCGGCGACGAAGGCCGGCCCGGCAACCTGTTCGACACGCTGGTCGGCCCCTTCGGCCCGGCCGCGCCGCCGACGGCCGAGGTCACGGCGCACGAGATCCTGACCCTGCTGCTCGATTCGCTCTCGCGCATCTGGCCCGCAGCCAATGCCGTCGACAGCATCGCGGCCGACGGCAGCGACGTGCTCGGCGGCATCGGGGCCGCCGACCCGGCGCTCGCGCTCGGCGACTGCTGGCGCCACAGCGCGGTGCGCGGCCCGGGGCTCACCAACGGATGGATGCCGTTCCACAAGCTGTCGCAGTGGCTCACCTACTCGCTGCTGGAACCCTTCGAATGGGCCGGCGTGAAGGTGCGGCAGGTGAATGCGCTCACCGCCCTGCCCGAATACCGCAACGGCGGCCTGCTGATCGACAGCGGCGTGATCGTGCCGAAGGACCCGGCCTTCCTGACACGGCAATGGAAGGCGAGCGACGAATTCATCGTCGAATGGCGCGCGCTCACCGTCGCGCTGCTCGACGAACTGGCGCCGCGCGTGCGCAAGGTGCTCGACCGCAGCGAGGAGGAACTGCCGCTCGCCTGCGTGCTCGAGGGCGGCACCTGGGCCGCCGGCCGGGCCCTGGCACAGCGCTTGCGGGACGGTGCGCCGCCGCTTTTGATCGAAAGCGACGGCACGGTCTTTTAG
- a CDS encoding DUF1109 domain-containing protein — protein MKTDDLVAMLAAGPTAAPRRAAARRLELALLAGLPLSFAILWAGYGIRPDLLQAMFWPMFWMKLLFPVTIAIAAFVMAQRLGRPGVRVRRSWLGVAVPVAMVWGMAGFALFDAPPGERMPLLMGQTWRTCLVSIGFIGLPVFVAALFAMKGLAPTRPALAGAAAGAFAGGVGAAIYALHCPELAAPFLAVWYIGGMAVPVAAGALIGPRLLRW, from the coding sequence ATGAAAACCGATGACCTCGTCGCCATGCTGGCCGCCGGCCCCACGGCGGCGCCGCGCCGCGCGGCCGCACGGCGCCTCGAACTCGCGCTGCTCGCGGGCCTGCCACTGTCGTTCGCCATCCTGTGGGCCGGCTACGGCATTCGCCCCGATCTGCTCCAGGCCATGTTCTGGCCGATGTTCTGGATGAAGCTGCTGTTCCCGGTGACCATCGCGATCGCGGCCTTCGTGATGGCGCAGCGCCTGGGTCGACCCGGCGTGCGGGTCCGGCGCAGCTGGCTCGGTGTCGCGGTGCCCGTGGCCATGGTCTGGGGCATGGCGGGCTTCGCCCTGTTCGATGCGCCGCCCGGCGAGCGCATGCCGCTGCTCATGGGCCAGACCTGGCGCACCTGCCTGGTCAGCATCGGGTTCATCGGGCTGCCGGTCTTCGTGGCGGCGCTGTTCGCGATGAAAGGCCTGGCGCCCACGCGCCCGGCACTCGCGGGTGCGGCAGCCGGGGCCTTCGCGGGCGGCGTGGGCGCGGCGATCTATGCGCTGCACTGCCCCGAACTGGCGGCGCCGTTCCTCGCGGTCTGGTACATCGGCGGCATGGCGGTGCCCGTGGCCGCAGGCGCGCTGATCGGGCCGCGCCTCTTGCGCTGGTGA
- a CDS encoding DUF6152 family protein has translation MIQRRMFTAGSLALALPAWAHHGWSSFDQERPLYLEGRATRVMWRNPHGEVEIERPENPSLPADLKQRALPRQSAAVDGPALLAKAQLPSRPDRKWLIELAPLTRLEAWGVAEIKPGTPVAALGFTFTGEKGDAVLRAEYLFVDGKAYGLRSSPA, from the coding sequence ATGATTCAAAGACGCATGTTCACCGCCGGCTCGCTCGCCCTCGCGCTGCCGGCCTGGGCGCACCACGGCTGGAGCAGCTTCGACCAGGAGCGCCCGCTCTACCTCGAGGGGCGCGCCACCCGCGTCATGTGGCGCAACCCCCATGGCGAGGTCGAGATCGAGCGCCCCGAGAACCCGAGCCTGCCGGCCGACCTGAAGCAGCGCGCGCTGCCGCGGCAGAGCGCGGCGGTCGACGGTCCGGCGCTGCTCGCGAAGGCGCAATTGCCGAGCCGGCCCGACCGCAAGTGGCTCATCGAACTGGCGCCGCTCACGCGGCTGGAGGCCTGGGGCGTCGCCGAGATCAAGCCCGGCACGCCGGTCGCCGCGCTCGGTTTCACCTTCACGGGCGAGAAAGGCGATGCGGTGCTGCGTGCCGAATACCTGTTCGTGGACGGCAAGGCCTACGGCCTGCGCTCCTCGCCGGCCTGA
- a CDS encoding helicase HerA-like domain-containing protein: MADPLLIARHDTIECHLLPQLANRHGLITGATGTGKTVTLQTLAEKLSGIGVPVFMADVKGDLTGMSQKGSIGEKMAATLKERGIELPEAAACPVTLWDVFGEQGHPVRATVSDMGPLLLGRMLDVNETQAGVLNLVFKIADDNGLLLLDLKDLRAMLQYVGENASQFTTEYGNISAASVGAIQRGLLQIETQGGEKFFGEPMLNIADFMQTVGGKGVVNILAADKLMNSPRLYATFLLWMLSELFEQLPEIGDPDQPKLAFFFDEAHLLFNEAPKALVERIELVVRLVRSKGVGVYFVTQNPLDIPDSVLAQLGNRVQHALRAFTPRDQKAVKATATTMRQKPGLDIETAITELAVGEALVSFLDAKGRPSVTERVFVVPPGSQIGPVTPAQRQAVIAGSLVAGVYEKTVDRESAYEKLKGRAESAPDAPAAKTPGGKAGADTEASGAGSMLNDLLFGSTGPRGGKRDGLVQTMAKSAVRTMGTSVGKEILRGVLGGIFGAKKRR; this comes from the coding sequence ATGGCCGACCCTCTTCTGATCGCGCGCCACGACACCATCGAGTGCCACCTGCTGCCCCAGCTCGCCAACCGCCACGGACTGATCACCGGCGCCACCGGCACCGGCAAGACCGTGACGCTGCAGACCCTGGCCGAGAAGCTCTCGGGCATCGGCGTGCCGGTGTTCATGGCCGACGTGAAGGGCGACCTGACCGGCATGAGCCAGAAAGGAAGCATCGGCGAGAAGATGGCGGCCACGCTGAAGGAACGCGGCATCGAACTGCCCGAGGCCGCCGCCTGCCCCGTCACCCTGTGGGACGTGTTCGGCGAACAGGGACATCCGGTGCGCGCCACCGTCTCCGACATGGGGCCGCTGCTGCTCGGCCGCATGCTCGACGTGAACGAAACCCAGGCCGGCGTGCTCAACCTGGTCTTCAAGATCGCCGACGACAACGGCCTGCTCTTGCTCGACCTGAAGGACCTGCGCGCCATGCTGCAGTACGTGGGCGAGAACGCGAGCCAGTTCACCACCGAATACGGCAACATCAGCGCCGCGAGCGTGGGCGCGATCCAGCGCGGGCTGCTGCAGATCGAGACCCAGGGCGGCGAGAAGTTCTTCGGCGAGCCGATGCTCAACATCGCCGACTTCATGCAGACCGTGGGCGGCAAGGGCGTGGTCAACATCCTTGCGGCCGACAAGCTGATGAACTCGCCGCGGCTTTACGCGACCTTCCTGCTCTGGATGCTGTCGGAGCTGTTCGAGCAGCTGCCCGAGATCGGCGACCCCGACCAGCCCAAGCTGGCCTTCTTCTTCGACGAGGCCCACCTGCTCTTCAACGAGGCGCCCAAGGCGCTGGTCGAGCGCATCGAGCTGGTGGTGCGGCTGGTCCGCTCCAAGGGGGTGGGCGTCTATTTCGTGACGCAGAACCCGCTAGACATCCCCGACTCGGTGCTGGCGCAGCTCGGCAACCGCGTGCAGCATGCGCTGCGCGCCTTCACGCCGCGCGACCAGAAGGCGGTGAAGGCCACCGCGACCACCATGCGCCAGAAGCCCGGCCTGGACATCGAGACCGCGATCACCGAACTCGCCGTGGGCGAGGCGCTGGTGAGCTTTCTCGATGCGAAGGGCCGTCCGAGCGTGACCGAGCGCGTGTTCGTGGTGCCGCCCGGCAGCCAGATCGGCCCGGTCACGCCGGCCCAGCGGCAGGCGGTGATCGCCGGCTCGCTCGTGGCCGGCGTCTACGAGAAGACGGTGGACCGTGAATCAGCGTACGAAAAGCTCAAGGGCCGCGCCGAAAGCGCGCCGGATGCGCCCGCGGCGAAGACGCCCGGCGGCAAGGCCGGCGCGGACACCGAAGCCTCTGGCGCCGGCAGCATGCTCAACGACCTGCTGTTCGGCAGCACCGGCCCGCGCGGCGGCAAGCGCGACGGGCTGGTGCAGACCATGGCCAAGTCGGCGGTGCGGACCATGGGCACCTCGGTGGGCAAGGAGATCCTGCGCGGGGTGCTCGGCGGCATCTTCGGCGCCAAGAAGCGCCGCTAG
- a CDS encoding GTP cyclohydrolase II: protein MPADSTATSAAVPATPALPVSPLPPLPSSPSAGHIRLTSHAGGFGALPIRWGAATATERGPVVGTTTKRAHRNVIGTHSGSYSVYRALAVAAGALKREHKADLTNTSPTDVIGPYPQWSEPGRIVSLDPWGALVSDVFSAELAAGYDIRPTIAITKAHVILPEVIEALQKGRLHADGKFLTAGGAAMVTKAAIEPVWYLPEVARRFGCSETDLRRTLFEETGGMYPELVTRSDLEVFLPPIGGQTLYIFGNPRDLANPAVELTARIHDECNGSDVFGSDICTCRPYLTHAIEECIQGAQRGGVGLIAYSRKEGRALGEVTKFLVYNARKRQVGGDTADQYFARTECVAGVQDMRFQELMPDVFHWLGIRKIHRLVSMSNMKFDAIVGSGIEIGERVNIPDELIPADARVEMDAKMAAGYFTPGPVPDAEELKKAKGRGLSE, encoded by the coding sequence ATGCCAGCAGACAGCACAGCGACCTCTGCCGCAGTCCCCGCGACGCCGGCGCTTCCCGTTTCTCCCCTTCCCCCGCTTCCGTCCTCGCCCTCGGCCGGCCACATCCGGCTGACCTCGCATGCGGGCGGCTTCGGCGCACTGCCGATCCGCTGGGGCGCGGCCACCGCCACCGAGCGCGGCCCGGTCGTCGGCACCACCACCAAGCGGGCCCATCGCAACGTCATCGGCACGCACAGCGGCTCCTACAGCGTCTATCGCGCGCTGGCCGTGGCCGCCGGGGCGCTCAAGCGCGAGCACAAGGCCGACCTGACCAACACCTCGCCGACCGACGTGATCGGCCCCTATCCGCAGTGGAGCGAGCCGGGGCGCATCGTCTCGCTCGATCCCTGGGGGGCGCTGGTGTCCGACGTGTTCTCGGCCGAACTCGCGGCGGGCTACGACATCCGCCCGACCATCGCGATCACCAAGGCGCACGTGATCCTGCCCGAGGTGATCGAGGCGCTGCAGAAAGGCCGGCTGCACGCCGACGGCAAGTTCCTCACCGCGGGCGGCGCGGCGATGGTGACCAAGGCGGCGATCGAGCCCGTCTGGTACCTGCCCGAGGTGGCGCGGCGCTTCGGCTGCTCCGAGACCGACCTGCGCCGCACGCTGTTCGAGGAGACCGGCGGCATGTACCCCGAGCTCGTCACGCGCTCCGACCTGGAGGTGTTCCTGCCGCCGATCGGCGGGCAGACGCTCTACATCTTCGGCAACCCGCGCGATCTGGCCAACCCCGCGGTCGAGCTCACCGCGCGCATCCACGACGAATGCAACGGCTCCGACGTGTTCGGCTCCGACATCTGCACCTGCCGCCCCTACCTCACGCACGCCATCGAGGAATGCATCCAGGGCGCGCAGCGCGGCGGCGTGGGCCTGATCGCCTATTCGCGCAAGGAAGGCCGCGCGCTCGGCGAGGTGACGAAGTTCCTGGTCTACAACGCGCGCAAGCGCCAGGTGGGCGGCGACACGGCCGACCAGTACTTCGCGCGCACCGAGTGCGTCGCCGGGGTGCAGGACATGCGCTTCCAGGAGCTGATGCCCGACGTGTTCCACTGGCTCGGCATCCGGAAGATCCACCGCCTCGTGTCGATGAGCAACATGAAGTTCGACGCCATCGTCGGCTCGGGCATCGAGATCGGCGAGCGCGTGAACATTCCAGACGAACTGATCCCGGCCGATGCGCGCGTCGAGATGGACGCCAAGATGGCGGCCGGCTACTTCACGCCCGGTCCGGTGCCGGATGCAGAGGAACTCAAGAAGGCCAAGGGCCGGGGACTGAGCGAATGA
- a CDS encoding phosphopantetheine-binding protein yields the protein MSSTAQPPIPAAGDSPEQSPMEKELAVLLVNALNLEVAPEDIVPTDPLYGEGLGLDSIDILEVALEVSRRYGFQLRSDDERNQQIFQSLRTLATHVAQHRSAS from the coding sequence TTGTCATCGACTGCTCAGCCCCCCATTCCCGCCGCTGGCGATTCCCCTGAACAGTCGCCGATGGAGAAAGAGCTGGCCGTTCTGCTGGTGAACGCGCTCAATCTCGAAGTCGCCCCCGAGGACATCGTGCCGACCGATCCGCTGTACGGCGAAGGCCTGGGCCTCGACTCGATCGACATCCTCGAAGTCGCGCTCGAGGTGTCCCGCCGCTACGGCTTCCAGTTGCGCTCGGACGACGAGCGCAACCAGCAGATCTTCCAGTCGCTGCGCACGCTCGCGACCCACGTCGCCCAGCACCGCAGCGCTTCCTGA
- a CDS encoding BMP family protein, with amino-acid sequence MTARRQIIIRTAALAAAALAAGAPGLALAQAKLKVAAVYTVPFEQQWVGRIHKALKAAEARGEIEYKATENVGNADYERVLREYATGGNQLILGEAFAVEAAARKVAKDFPKVAFLMGSSLKPQAPNFSVFDNYIQEPAYLSGMVAGGMTKTNRIGMVGGFPIPEVNRLMNAFMAGAKETNPKVEFSVSFINSWFDPPKAKEAAFAMIDKGADVMYAERFGVSDAAKEKGKLAIGNVIDTQAQYPDTVVASALWNFEPSADRAIKLVKEGKFTAEDYGVYSHMKHKGSELAPLGTFEKKVPAEVVAKVKARQADILAGKFTVKVDDSQPKSTAK; translated from the coding sequence GTGACAGCACGCCGCCAGATCATCATTCGTACCGCCGCCCTCGCCGCCGCTGCGCTCGCGGCCGGGGCGCCCGGCCTTGCGCTCGCGCAGGCCAAGCTCAAGGTGGCGGCGGTGTACACCGTGCCGTTCGAGCAGCAATGGGTGGGCCGCATCCACAAGGCGCTCAAGGCGGCCGAGGCGCGCGGCGAGATCGAGTACAAGGCGACCGAAAACGTCGGCAACGCGGACTACGAACGGGTGCTGCGCGAGTACGCCACGGGAGGCAACCAATTGATCCTGGGCGAAGCGTTCGCGGTGGAAGCCGCGGCGCGCAAGGTGGCGAAGGACTTCCCGAAGGTCGCTTTCCTCATGGGCTCGTCGCTCAAGCCGCAGGCGCCCAATTTCAGCGTGTTCGACAACTACATCCAGGAGCCGGCCTACCTGAGCGGCATGGTGGCCGGCGGCATGACCAAGACGAACCGCATCGGCATGGTCGGCGGTTTTCCGATCCCCGAGGTGAACCGGCTCATGAACGCCTTCATGGCTGGCGCGAAGGAAACGAACCCGAAGGTGGAGTTCAGCGTGAGCTTCATCAACAGCTGGTTCGACCCGCCCAAGGCCAAGGAGGCTGCGTTCGCGATGATCGACAAGGGCGCCGACGTCATGTACGCCGAGCGCTTCGGCGTCTCGGACGCGGCCAAGGAAAAGGGCAAGCTCGCGATCGGCAACGTGATCGACACGCAGGCGCAGTACCCCGACACGGTGGTCGCCTCGGCGCTGTGGAACTTCGAGCCTTCGGCCGACCGCGCGATCAAGCTCGTGAAGGAAGGCAAGTTCACGGCCGAGGACTACGGCGTCTACTCGCACATGAAGCACAAGGGCTCCGAGCTCGCGCCGCTCGGCACCTTCGAGAAGAAGGTGCCGGCCGAGGTCGTCGCCAAGGTCAAGGCGCGGCAGGCCGACATCCTCGCGGGCAAGTTCACGGTGAAGGTGGACGACAGCCAACCCAAGTCGACCGCCAAGTGA
- the upp gene encoding uracil phosphoribosyltransferase, with protein sequence MSSNVHLLDHPLVQHKLTLMRRKDASTNSFRRLLNEISMLMAYEVTRDMPMQDVEVETPLETMQAKVIDGKKLVLVSILRAGTGILDGMLTVVPGARVGHIGLYRDPKTLTAVEYYFKMPGEMENRDVIVVDPMLATGNSAVAAVERLKELNPKSIKFVCLLTCPEGIATMQKAHPDVPIYTAAIDRELNSHGYILPGLGDAGDRIFGTK encoded by the coding sequence ATGAGCAGCAACGTCCATCTCCTCGACCATCCCCTCGTCCAGCACAAGCTCACGCTGATGCGCCGCAAGGACGCTTCCACCAACAGCTTTCGCCGGCTCCTGAACGAGATCAGCATGCTCATGGCCTACGAGGTCACGCGCGACATGCCGATGCAGGACGTCGAGGTCGAAACCCCGCTCGAGACCATGCAGGCCAAGGTCATCGACGGCAAGAAGCTGGTGCTGGTGTCGATCCTGCGCGCGGGCACCGGCATCCTCGACGGCATGCTCACCGTGGTGCCGGGCGCGCGCGTCGGCCACATCGGGCTGTACCGCGATCCGAAGACGCTGACCGCGGTCGAGTACTACTTCAAGATGCCCGGCGAGATGGAGAACCGCGACGTGATCGTGGTCGATCCCATGCTGGCGACCGGCAATTCGGCCGTGGCCGCGGTCGAGCGCCTGAAGGAGCTCAATCCGAAGTCGATCAAGTTCGTCTGCCTGCTGACCTGCCCCGAAGGCATCGCCACCATGCAGAAAGCGCATCCCGACGTGCCGATCTACACCGCCGCGATCGACCGCGAGCTCAACAGCCATGGCTACATCCTGCCGGGGCTGGGCGATGCGGGCGACCGGATCTTCGGAACGAAATAA
- a CDS encoding 5'-methylthioadenosine/S-adenosylhomocysteine nucleosidase — translation MQPQAVPGGARLDDTPRIAVISAFEPELKLLLGRLQGPATHRANGVEFTTGRLEGKPVVLFLSGISMTNATMNTQLALDRFRVTNIVFSGIAGGVNPRLHVGDVTVPAQWGQYLEVLMARETSPGRFTAPPFITDATLPNFGMLHPRPVEVRSAARPQLHRKFWFEADPKMLEVARGIRNVDLAHCAAPGKCLARKPQLVVGGNGVSGQAFMDNKAFREYTFRTFEANVLDMETAAVGMVAYANGVPYIAFRSLSDLAGGGDGENEMGTFMNIAADNSAKVMLAFLAAWQ, via the coding sequence ATGCAGCCACAGGCGGTGCCGGGCGGCGCGCGGCTCGACGACACGCCGCGCATCGCGGTGATCTCGGCCTTCGAGCCCGAGCTCAAGCTGCTGCTCGGCCGCCTCCAGGGGCCGGCCACGCACCGCGCGAACGGGGTCGAGTTCACCACCGGCAGGCTCGAGGGCAAGCCGGTCGTGCTGTTCCTCTCGGGCATCAGCATGACCAACGCGACGATGAACACGCAGCTCGCGCTCGACCGCTTCCGCGTCACGAACATCGTGTTCAGCGGCATCGCGGGCGGGGTCAATCCGCGGCTGCACGTGGGCGACGTCACGGTGCCGGCGCAATGGGGCCAGTACCTCGAGGTGCTGATGGCGCGCGAAACGTCGCCGGGCCGGTTCACCGCGCCTCCCTTCATCACCGACGCCACGTTGCCGAACTTCGGCATGCTGCACCCGCGCCCCGTCGAGGTGCGCTCGGCGGCGCGCCCGCAGCTGCACCGCAAGTTCTGGTTCGAGGCCGACCCGAAGATGCTCGAGGTGGCGCGCGGCATCCGCAACGTCGACCTCGCGCACTGCGCGGCTCCGGGCAAGTGCCTCGCGCGCAAGCCCCAGCTGGTGGTCGGCGGCAACGGCGTCTCGGGCCAGGCCTTCATGGACAACAAGGCGTTCCGCGAATACACCTTCCGCACCTTCGAGGCCAACGTGCTCGACATGGAGACCGCCGCCGTCGGCATGGTGGCGTACGCCAACGGCGTGCCGTACATCGCCTTCCGTTCGCTCAGCGACCTGGCGGGCGGCGGCGACGGCGAGAACGAGATGGGCACCTTCATGAACATCGCGGCCGACAACTCGGCCAAGGTGATGCTGGCCTTCCTCGCGGCATGGCAGTGA
- a CDS encoding AMP-binding protein has protein sequence MSADTRLLPLIAHRDLDAPLAWRAGVAVSTRQFLADVARFAPVLPAEGPAVNLCVDRYAFAVCLAAALVRGHASLLPPDARPDTLARLRGAESADSLFALTDDPGLATPGMPRVLIEDRSSAEGSEHLEVPAVDARMHAVSLLTSGSTGAPQPHAKRWETLVGDVAVAVERLSSLLGRPSLAGLTLVATVPVQHSYGLESSVLLALLGGAAFESGRPFFPADVARTLESVPRPRALVTTPFHLKTLLLSGIALPPVDLILSATAPLSPQLAAQAEQMLGGVLIEIYGSTESGQVATRRTTQSEVWENFGQIRVHAEPGEGDAPERFVFSGDFVPEPTPMADVLELLDARRFRLLGRANDLIHVAGRRSSLGHLNYHLNSIPGVEDGAFWLPDEVADGVVRPVAFVVAPTLSAGEIIAALRQRLEAVFVPRRVVQVKGFPREGTGKLTARALREFALAQLAEDDTPVQLAHRVPADHPAFAGHFPGQPLMPGALLLAEVMEAVQRVPALVARLGSHPTLAAAKFLAPVRPASLLSIELQPEAGAARGVRFDVRCDGVVAVTGRWTAAPESA, from the coding sequence TTGAGCGCCGACACCCGACTGCTGCCGCTGATCGCGCACCGCGACCTCGATGCGCCCCTGGCCTGGCGCGCGGGCGTTGCGGTCAGCACGCGGCAGTTCCTGGCCGACGTGGCGCGCTTCGCGCCGGTGCTGCCGGCCGAGGGACCGGCGGTCAATCTCTGCGTCGACCGCTATGCCTTCGCCGTCTGCCTCGCGGCCGCGCTGGTCCGCGGCCATGCGAGCCTGCTGCCGCCCGACGCACGCCCCGACACCCTCGCGCGCCTGCGCGGCGCCGAGTCCGCCGACAGTCTTTTCGCGCTGACGGACGATCCCGGCCTCGCCACGCCGGGCATGCCGCGCGTGCTGATCGAGGACCGCTCCAGCGCCGAAGGCAGTGAGCACCTCGAGGTGCCCGCCGTCGACGCGCGAATGCATGCGGTGAGCCTGCTCACCTCCGGTTCCACCGGCGCGCCGCAGCCGCATGCCAAGCGCTGGGAAACCCTGGTCGGCGACGTCGCGGTGGCCGTCGAGCGGCTTTCGAGCCTGCTCGGGCGGCCGTCGCTGGCCGGCCTGACGCTGGTCGCCACCGTGCCGGTGCAGCACAGCTACGGGCTCGAATCGTCGGTGCTGCTGGCCCTGCTCGGCGGCGCGGCCTTCGAGAGCGGCCGGCCGTTCTTTCCGGCCGACGTGGCGCGCACGCTGGAATCGGTGCCGCGCCCGCGGGCACTGGTCACCACGCCTTTCCACCTCAAGACGCTGCTGCTGTCGGGCATCGCGCTGCCGCCCGTGGACCTGATCCTCTCGGCCACCGCGCCGCTGTCGCCGCAGCTCGCGGCGCAGGCCGAGCAGATGCTGGGCGGCGTGCTGATCGAGATCTACGGCAGCACGGAATCGGGCCAGGTCGCCACCCGCCGCACCACGCAGAGCGAGGTCTGGGAGAACTTCGGCCAGATCCGCGTGCACGCCGAGCCGGGGGAGGGCGATGCGCCCGAGCGCTTCGTCTTCAGCGGCGACTTCGTGCCCGAGCCCACCCCCATGGCCGACGTGCTCGAACTGCTCGACGCGCGCCGCTTCCGGCTGCTCGGCCGCGCCAACGACCTGATCCACGTGGCCGGCCGGCGCAGCTCGCTCGGCCACCTGAACTACCACCTCAACAGCATCCCGGGCGTCGAGGACGGCGCCTTCTGGCTGCCCGACGAGGTGGCCGACGGCGTGGTGCGGCCGGTGGCCTTCGTGGTCGCGCCGACGCTCTCGGCCGGCGAGATCATCGCCGCGCTGCGGCAGCGGCTCGAGGCCGTGTTCGTGCCGCGCCGCGTGGTGCAGGTGAAGGGCTTTCCGCGCGAAGGCACGGGCAAGCTCACCGCCCGCGCGCTGCGCGAGTTCGCGCTGGCGCAGCTGGCCGAGGACGACACGCCGGTCCAGCTCGCGCACCGGGTGCCGGCCGACCATCCGGCGTTCGCGGGCCACTTTCCGGGCCAGCCGCTGATGCCGGGTGCGCTCCTTCTTGCCGAGGTCATGGAAGCCGTGCAGCGCGTGCCGGCGCTGGTGGCGCGGCTCGGCAGCCATCCCACGCTCGCGGCCGCGAAGTTCCTCGCGCCGGTGCGGCCGGCCAGCCTTCTTTCGATCGAGCTGCAGCCGGAGGCCGGCGCCGCGCGCGGCGTGCGTTTCGACGTGCGCTGCGACGGCGTCGTGGCTGTCACCGGCCGCTGGACCGCCGCGCCAGAGTCCGCCTGA
- a CDS encoding sigma-70 family RNA polymerase sigma factor, which produces MVRNTLDSETRLSATEATLRALFLRGLDGDAAAYREFLQKLSAHLRAFLARRLFGWPDEVEDLVQECLLAMHNQRHTYQSDQPLTAWVHAIARYKMIDLLRAKSSREALHDPLDDDLEVFADSATEASDARRDLEGLLKTLPERQRLPIVHVKLEGLTVAETAGLTGMSESAVKVGIHRGLKALAARIRSKTQ; this is translated from the coding sequence ATGGTACGAAACACACTGGACAGTGAAACGCGACTGAGTGCCACCGAGGCGACGCTGCGAGCTCTCTTCCTGCGTGGCCTCGACGGCGACGCGGCGGCGTATCGCGAATTCCTGCAAAAACTCAGCGCGCATCTGCGCGCGTTTCTGGCCAGGCGGCTGTTCGGCTGGCCCGATGAAGTGGAAGACCTTGTCCAGGAATGCCTGCTCGCCATGCACAACCAGCGCCACACCTACCAGAGCGACCAGCCGCTGACGGCCTGGGTGCATGCGATTGCCCGCTACAAGATGATCGACCTGCTGCGCGCCAAGTCCTCGCGCGAGGCGCTGCATGACCCGCTGGACGACGATCTCGAGGTGTTCGCCGACTCCGCCACCGAGGCCAGCGACGCCCGGCGCGACCTGGAAGGCCTGCTGAAGACGCTGCCCGAGCGCCAGCGCCTGCCGATCGTGCACGTGAAGCTCGAGGGCCTCACGGTGGCCGAAACGGCCGGGCTGACCGGCATGTCGGAGTCGGCCGTGAAGGTCGGCATCCATCGCGGCCTCAAGGCGCTGGCGGCAAGGATCAGGAGCAAGACGCAATGA